From Arctopsyche grandis isolate Sample6627 chromosome 12, ASM5162203v2, whole genome shotgun sequence, one genomic window encodes:
- the LOC143919708 gene encoding uncharacterized protein LOC143919708, which translates to MDIENNNESGLVVEINNNCNCLIENVLKRRFASLPFNEKEIIVKSPKPTPILNIQSKTKTFKRYFNTETYEKISWICGCAHLTKLFCWPCILFSQEVNVWSKFGFSDLNNLSKSRKRHECSQAHICSAAQFKKFGKGPRIENFLSVQFKANIEMHNK; encoded by the coding sequence atggatatcgaaaataacaatgagagtggacttgtcgtcgagatcaataataattgcaattgtttaattgaaaatgtgctgaaaagaagatttgcttctctcccatttaatgaaaaggagattattgttaagagccccaaacccacaccaatattaaatattcagtctaaaacaaaaacatttaaaaggtattttaacacagaaacatacgaaaaaatttcatggatttgtggatgtgctcacttaacgaaattattctgttggccatgtattttattttctcaagaagtgaatgtctggagtaaatttggattttctgacctaaacaatttaagtaaatcgcgcaagagacatgaatgttctcaagctcacatatgttctgctgctcaatttaaaaaatttggaaagggacctcgtatagaaaattttttaagtgttcaatttaaagcaaatattgaaatgcacaacaaataa